In a single window of the Raphanus sativus cultivar WK10039 unplaced genomic scaffold, ASM80110v3 Scaffold0777, whole genome shotgun sequence genome:
- the LOC108853852 gene encoding E3 ubiquitin-protein ligase RMA2, with protein sequence MEIHNQEDNLAAVGGSGGDFDCNICLDQVRDPVVTLCGHLFCWPCIYKWTYSTNNSRQRVDQYGNMKESPKCPVCKSDVSDATLVPIYGRGQKVPQSGSNIPTRPSGPVYDLRRVGQRAGQGESQRYMYRMPDPVVGVVCEMVYRRLFGESSSNVTPYRSDSYTSRRTMQADESLSRVYLFLLCFMVMCLILF encoded by the coding sequence ATGGAGATACACAACCAAGAAGACAACCTAGCAGCAGTGGGTGGCTCTGGAGGAGACTTCGACTGCAACATATGTTTGGATCAGGTTCGTGACCCGGTCGTGACTTTGTGTGGCCACTTATTTTGTTGGCCCTGCATTTACAAGTGGACGTATTCTACCAACAATTCAAGACAACGCGTCGACCAGTACGGCAATATGAAGGAATCCCCAAAATGTCCGGTCTGCAAATCCGATGTCTCGGACGCTACGCTTGTCCCTATATACGGGCGGGGACAAAAAGTCCCCCAGTCTGGTTCAAACATACCGACCAGACCATCCGGTCCGGTTTATGACTTGAGAAGAGTTGGTCAACGTGCTGGACAAGGTGAGAGTCAACGGTACATGTATAGAATGCCTGATCCAGTGGTTGGTGTGGTATGCGAAATGGTATATCGGAGACTATTTGGAGAGTCTTCAAGCAACGTGACACCTTACCGGAGCGACAGCTACACAAGTCGGCGGACAATGCAGGCGGATGAGTCACTAAGCAGAGTCTACTTGTTCCTGCTTTGCTTCATGGTTATGTGTCTAATTCTTTTCTAA